The Halomonas sp. 7T genome contains a region encoding:
- the cysM gene encoding cysteine synthase CysM, whose translation MNYPTLEDVVGNTPLVRLKRITAGRNNTLLAKLEGNNPAGSVKDRPALSMLSEAEARGEITPGDTLIEATSGNTGIALAMAAAIKGYNMTLIMPENASAERKQAMAAYGAKLISASREGGMEEARDIADAMIARGEGKPLNQFANPDNPLAHYRTTGPEVWRQTGGEVTHFVSSMGTTGTIMGVSRYLKEQNNAIQIVGLQPADGASIPGIRRWPQEYLPAIFEAPRVDVTLDIGQQEAEAHMRRLAREEGILAGVSSGGCLAGALRIAEQTENAVIVFIVCDRGDRYLSTGLFAPEV comes from the coding sequence ATGAATTATCCCACGTTAGAAGATGTGGTTGGCAACACGCCACTTGTGCGCCTAAAGCGCATTACCGCTGGCCGCAACAATACGCTGCTCGCGAAGCTGGAAGGTAATAACCCTGCAGGCTCGGTTAAAGACCGCCCAGCGCTTTCGATGCTAAGTGAAGCCGAAGCACGTGGGGAAATTACACCGGGCGATACGTTAATTGAGGCAACCTCGGGTAATACAGGCATAGCGCTGGCCATGGCCGCCGCCATCAAGGGGTATAACATGACCCTCATCATGCCTGAAAATGCCTCAGCCGAGCGTAAGCAGGCCATGGCGGCTTATGGGGCTAAGCTGATCTCCGCCAGTAGAGAAGGCGGCATGGAGGAGGCGCGTGACATCGCCGATGCAATGATCGCCAGAGGCGAAGGCAAGCCGCTTAATCAGTTTGCCAACCCGGATAACCCGCTTGCTCACTATCGGACGACGGGGCCTGAAGTGTGGCGCCAAACCGGCGGTGAGGTGACGCACTTTGTCAGTTCCATGGGCACCACTGGAACGATTATGGGGGTGTCGCGCTACCTTAAAGAGCAGAACAACGCGATTCAGATCGTAGGCCTGCAGCCCGCTGACGGCGCCAGCATTCCCGGTATTCGCCGCTGGCCACAGGAGTATTTGCCCGCGATTTTTGAGGCGCCCCGCGTCGACGTCACGCTAGACATCGGCCAGCAAGAAGCCGAAGCGCACATGCGCCGTTTAGCCCGTGAAGAGGGGATTCTGGCCGGTGTTTCATCTGGCGGTTGCTTGGCGGGTGCGCTGCGCATTGCGGAACAAACGGAAAATGCCGTTATTGTGTTTATTGTTTGCGACCGTGGCGACCGTTATCTCTCAACAGGCCTGTTTGCCCCGGAGGTATAG
- the relA gene encoding GTP diphosphokinase, producing MVKVREDQPLTRSGKVDIQQWLSRLQEDVRLREPERLLQACELAEQLEQEAPNTHRVWLSPGSSFRMGLEMADILAELKLDQSTLEAAVLYRAVREGLLSLEAVTKRFGDEVANLIDGVLQMAAISYPLAPNHGMSQHNQQENLRKMLVNMVGDVRVALIKIAERTCALRQVKDAPREKCLQVAREVADIYAPLAHRLGIGQIKWELEDLSFRYLHEDDYKAIAKLLAEKRLDRDRYIHDVVETLKSLMEAQNILRYDVSGRAKHIYSIWRKMKRKRIDFSQVHDVRAVRILVPEVTDCYTVLGIVHSCWHHVPNEFDDYIANPKKNGYQSLHTAVMGPDNKVIEIQIRTFAMHDEAELGVCAHWRYKGHDTNAKSRSYEEKIAWLRQVLEWQDEVGGFGDLREGLSSDVAPDRIYVFTPDGHVIDLPRIATPIDFAYRVHTEIGHRCRGAKVNGRIVPLTYKLKTGQQIEILTATKGGPSRDWLNPSLGYVRTSRARAKIQAWFKYQARDQNLEEGRALFEREMRRLDVEGLDLVQLAKAVNYQTADDMYAALGAGDLRIGQVLHQAQQLFGETDDQEQLDRLLAKPRRQPSKATQSDITVLGVGNLKTSMANCCRPVPGEPIVGFITQGRGVTVHRQDCANILQLRMDEPQRIIEVEWGERAHTHYPVTIEIQAWDRSGLLRDVTGLLGNEKVNVLAVNTLTDTDEGIARLRITLEVDGLESLGRLFSRLQQLPNVTEVRRLRNADPEKSARKGGA from the coding sequence ATGGTGAAAGTGCGTGAAGACCAACCGCTCACTCGAAGTGGAAAAGTGGACATACAACAATGGTTATCGCGCCTGCAAGAGGATGTGCGTCTACGTGAACCTGAGCGGCTACTGCAGGCCTGCGAACTGGCCGAGCAGCTAGAGCAAGAGGCCCCCAACACACACCGTGTGTGGCTTTCGCCAGGTTCCAGTTTTCGTATGGGTCTTGAGATGGCCGACATACTGGCCGAGCTGAAGCTTGATCAGTCGACTCTTGAAGCGGCAGTGCTGTATCGCGCGGTACGTGAAGGGCTGCTTAGCCTAGAGGCGGTGACCAAGCGGTTTGGCGATGAAGTCGCTAATCTGATTGATGGCGTGTTGCAAATGGCTGCCATCAGTTATCCACTAGCGCCGAACCACGGCATGAGCCAGCATAATCAGCAGGAAAACCTGCGCAAGATGCTGGTGAATATGGTGGGCGACGTACGCGTTGCGCTGATCAAAATTGCCGAACGCACCTGTGCACTGCGCCAAGTTAAAGACGCCCCCCGCGAAAAATGTCTGCAAGTCGCCCGTGAAGTGGCTGATATCTACGCACCGCTTGCCCACCGCCTGGGGATAGGCCAGATCAAATGGGAGCTGGAAGACCTCTCATTTCGCTACCTCCATGAAGATGACTACAAAGCGATTGCTAAGCTTCTGGCCGAAAAGCGCCTCGACCGCGACCGCTATATTCATGATGTGGTGGAAACCCTTAAAAGCTTGATGGAAGCGCAAAATATCCTGCGTTACGACGTGAGCGGTCGGGCCAAGCACATCTACTCCATCTGGCGCAAAATGAAGCGCAAACGGATCGACTTTTCCCAGGTTCACGACGTACGTGCGGTGCGCATTCTGGTACCAGAAGTCACCGACTGCTACACCGTGCTGGGAATTGTCCACTCGTGCTGGCACCACGTGCCCAATGAGTTTGATGACTATATTGCCAACCCGAAAAAAAATGGCTATCAGTCACTGCATACCGCCGTCATGGGGCCAGATAATAAAGTTATCGAGATTCAGATTCGCACCTTTGCGATGCACGATGAAGCAGAGCTGGGCGTGTGTGCCCACTGGCGATATAAAGGCCACGACACCAACGCGAAAAGCCGCAGCTACGAAGAGAAAATCGCCTGGCTGCGACAAGTGTTGGAGTGGCAGGACGAAGTCGGCGGTTTTGGCGATCTGCGCGAGGGACTTTCCAGCGATGTCGCACCCGACCGCATTTATGTATTTACCCCCGATGGCCACGTCATTGACCTGCCACGCATTGCGACACCGATCGATTTTGCCTACCGGGTGCACACGGAAATTGGCCACCGCTGCCGGGGCGCAAAGGTTAACGGGCGTATCGTACCGCTGACCTACAAACTTAAAACCGGCCAGCAAATCGAAATTTTGACGGCGACGAAGGGTGGCCCAAGCCGTGACTGGCTGAACCCCAGTTTAGGCTATGTGCGCACGTCCCGAGCGCGGGCTAAAATTCAAGCATGGTTTAAATACCAAGCTCGCGATCAGAACCTTGAGGAAGGGCGCGCCCTTTTCGAGCGCGAAATGCGCCGTCTGGATGTCGAGGGGCTAGACCTTGTACAGCTAGCCAAAGCGGTAAACTACCAAACGGCTGATGACATGTATGCAGCGCTTGGAGCAGGTGACCTGCGCATTGGGCAAGTACTTCATCAAGCGCAGCAGCTGTTTGGCGAAACTGACGACCAAGAGCAGCTTGACCGTTTACTGGCTAAGCCGCGCCGACAGCCCAGCAAAGCCACCCAAAGCGATATCACCGTACTAGGCGTCGGCAATTTAAAAACCAGCATGGCGAACTGCTGTCGCCCCGTGCCCGGCGAGCCAATTGTTGGCTTTATTACCCAAGGCCGTGGTGTCACCGTGCATCGCCAGGATTGTGCCAATATTCTTCAATTGCGCATGGATGAGCCCCAGCGCATTATCGAAGTAGAGTGGGGGGAGCGCGCCCACACCCACTATCCGGTAACGATTGAAATTCAGGCCTGGGACCGTTCAGGGCTGCTTCGCGATGTAACCGGGCTGCTTGGCAATGAAAAGGTGAATGTACTGGCGGTGAATACCCTCACGGATACGGATGAGGGCATTGCCAGGCTGCGTATCACCTTGGAAGTGGACGGTCTTGAGTCGCTAGGCCGGCTTTTCTCGCGGCTTCAGCAGCTACCTAACGTGACAGAAGTCCGCCGATTGCGTAACGCCGACCCTGAAAAGAGTGCCCGTAAAGGAGGGGCCTAA
- the rlmD gene encoding 23S rRNA (uracil(1939)-C(5))-methyltransferase RlmD, whose product MAMLGKRRPPRPASGHSGLARSPGAKAPPSESAAKSDGAAPLVIERLAHDGRGVAHNAAGKTVFVSQALPGEQVVVGVHVTRKRFDEAHIKTQLTTSSQRVTPPCPHFGQCGGCDLQHLDITAQRAHKREVVTELMARQGITLDAVAAINGSREGYRRRARLGVKVDGSGNVLLGFRAPHSHRLVDIQQCHVLVPPLQSLIAPLRQLLATLEAPRLVGHIELVATENETLILVRQLKEHTQDHSRWRRFAEQQRVRLGAWVGRDAPTLHWVGAAPQLVDSLTLAGWDNDRGATQSEVVLNLHFSPGDFLQVNAEVNQKMVAQVVAWLAPKKGQPVVDLFAGIGNFSLPLAAAGAKVYAVEGNPAMVERITANADYNQLTVGAQQADLNDAATVNALLSEQPIEALVLDPPRNGAEVICQAVGRHKIPKIAYISCDPATLARDAAHLVHAGYRIKQVAVADMFLHTAHMETLMLFEYEG is encoded by the coding sequence ATGGCAATGTTGGGAAAACGGCGACCACCGCGTCCCGCCTCAGGGCACTCAGGCCTAGCGCGAAGCCCTGGCGCTAAAGCGCCGCCATCAGAGAGTGCGGCGAAAAGTGATGGTGCTGCGCCGCTGGTCATTGAACGCTTAGCTCATGACGGGCGGGGTGTTGCCCATAACGCTGCGGGCAAAACCGTGTTTGTCAGCCAAGCGCTGCCCGGCGAACAGGTCGTGGTAGGAGTGCACGTAACGCGTAAGCGCTTCGATGAAGCGCATATCAAAACGCAGCTCACCACATCCTCACAACGAGTGACTCCGCCATGCCCCCATTTTGGACAGTGCGGGGGCTGCGATTTACAGCACCTTGATATCACTGCGCAGCGCGCCCACAAGCGTGAAGTAGTAACAGAGCTAATGGCTCGGCAGGGTATTACGCTCGACGCTGTCGCTGCGATTAACGGTAGCCGTGAAGGCTATCGGCGGCGAGCGCGATTAGGGGTTAAGGTCGACGGTAGTGGCAACGTGCTGCTTGGTTTTCGTGCGCCACACAGCCATCGACTGGTAGATATCCAGCAGTGCCATGTATTGGTGCCGCCGTTGCAGTCGTTAATCGCCCCTTTACGGCAACTGCTCGCTACGTTGGAGGCGCCACGCCTGGTGGGGCATATCGAACTTGTTGCCACCGAGAATGAAACGCTGATCTTGGTTCGACAATTAAAGGAGCATACCCAAGATCACAGCCGTTGGCGGCGCTTTGCAGAACAGCAGCGGGTGCGTTTGGGTGCATGGGTAGGGCGTGACGCCCCAACCCTGCACTGGGTCGGTGCAGCGCCGCAATTGGTGGATTCGCTAACCCTCGCAGGGTGGGATAATGACCGAGGCGCGACGCAGTCAGAAGTGGTTCTGAATTTACACTTTTCGCCCGGTGATTTTCTGCAAGTAAACGCAGAGGTCAACCAAAAGATGGTGGCCCAGGTGGTGGCATGGCTAGCGCCTAAAAAGGGTCAGCCAGTGGTTGATCTGTTTGCCGGGATAGGCAACTTTAGCCTTCCCTTGGCAGCGGCAGGTGCCAAGGTTTATGCCGTCGAGGGCAATCCAGCGATGGTTGAACGTATTACGGCCAATGCCGACTATAATCAGCTGACCGTCGGTGCGCAGCAGGCAGATTTAAACGATGCTGCAACCGTAAACGCCTTGTTAAGCGAGCAGCCGATAGAAGCACTGGTGCTTGACCCACCCCGAAACGGGGCAGAGGTTATTTGCCAAGCCGTGGGCCGCCACAAGATCCCCAAGATCGCCTATATTTCTTGTGATCCGGCAACGCTTGCCCGAGATGCGGCACATCTTGTGCATGCAGGTTACCGTATCAAGCAAGTAGCAGTAGCCGATATGTTCCTGCACACTGCACATATGGAAACGCTGATGCTGTTTGAATACGAGGGCTAG
- the mazG gene encoding nucleoside triphosphate pyrophosphohydrolase — protein MRHNLDDLLTLMAVLRDGDQGCPWDIKQDWDSIVPHTLEEAYEVADAIERRAFDELPGELGDLLFQVVYYAQFGAEEQRFDFHDIVDTLTAKMLRRHPHVFPDGTLASRRPPGVSADDVKTQQVNSRWEALKAGERAERATEAPSVLDDVPRTLPALSRAAKLSKRAARVGFDWPDASGVLAKIREELEEVEDALAAGDQQHAQLEVGDLLFAVTNLARTLGADPEQCLRSTNSKFERRFRYVESALAKAEYSLNAASLDEMEHHWQAAKAQEQR, from the coding sequence ATGCGCCACAATCTGGACGATTTGCTCACCTTGATGGCCGTTCTACGCGACGGCGATCAGGGCTGCCCATGGGATATTAAGCAGGATTGGGACAGTATTGTCCCCCATACCTTGGAAGAGGCCTACGAAGTAGCCGATGCCATCGAGCGCCGCGCCTTTGACGAACTCCCCGGCGAGCTAGGAGATCTACTGTTCCAGGTCGTTTACTACGCCCAGTTTGGTGCTGAGGAGCAGCGTTTCGACTTCCACGATATCGTTGATACGCTGACCGCCAAAATGCTGCGCCGTCATCCGCATGTGTTCCCAGACGGCACGCTGGCGTCCCGCCGCCCGCCGGGTGTCAGTGCCGATGATGTCAAAACCCAGCAGGTGAATAGCCGCTGGGAGGCGCTAAAGGCTGGCGAGCGCGCTGAGCGAGCCACCGAAGCGCCCTCTGTGCTAGATGATGTGCCCCGCACGCTGCCTGCGCTGAGCCGCGCGGCCAAGCTGTCTAAACGCGCTGCCCGCGTTGGTTTCGACTGGCCTGATGCTAGCGGCGTGCTGGCCAAAATTCGCGAAGAATTAGAGGAAGTTGAAGACGCGCTCGCAGCAGGCGATCAACAGCATGCCCAACTAGAGGTCGGCGATTTGTTGTTCGCGGTCACCAACCTAGCGCGCACGCTGGGCGCCGATCCAGAGCAGTGTCTGCGCAGTACCAACAGTAAGTTTGAGCGCCGCTTTCGCTACGTAGAAAGCGCGCTTGCCAAGGCTGAGTACTCGCTAAATGCCGCCTCGTTAGATGAGATGGAACATCACTGGCAAGCCGCCAAAGCCCAAGAACAGCGCTAA